Proteins from a genomic interval of Syntrophorhabdaceae bacterium:
- a CDS encoding MmgE/PrpD family protein: MRDISEDLVTFLVETQYEDLPAEVVHETKRSLLDSVGSAIAGIATDKGKIAVSVARRAGGRPESVILGVGDRVSSSNAAMANGELINALDYDDIPHVQPFAIPPALAVAESTGASGKDLILATTLAQEVCRRFTLALSVMTKKLMEEAKNPEVFGNANECIVGATAGAAKILGLETERMAQALGISAYLCPLPVCRNWEEAVPKSMIKYVPIGWICNGAVTAAHFAWEGYTANPRVFDGDRGFWRFYGAERWEPEMIMDELGKKWRFMEKSFKPYPCCTFFHAQLDAFISIIEKNRLQPDDIDSVDSYSIPFVASPVPYDVETQVDVQFSLPFVLAVAAHRIREGAKWQEHETINDPRIRAFMKKVTMHVDPQIIEKKKKDPKAWPARVEVKALGKTYVGETLYARGTNFTEFRATDEALMEKFRRNASRLLTPNRIDQAIDRIFSLDKAENLSQLTDTVGL; the protein is encoded by the coding sequence GTGAGAGATATCAGTGAGGACCTGGTGACCTTCCTGGTCGAGACTCAGTACGAAGACCTTCCGGCCGAAGTTGTTCATGAGACCAAGCGAAGTCTTTTGGACTCCGTAGGCTCTGCGATTGCGGGTATTGCCACCGATAAGGGGAAGATAGCCGTGTCGGTGGCGAGACGGGCCGGGGGTCGGCCTGAATCGGTGATACTGGGCGTGGGTGACCGCGTGTCGTCAAGCAACGCCGCGATGGCGAACGGTGAATTGATCAATGCCCTGGACTACGACGATATCCCCCATGTGCAACCTTTTGCGATACCTCCGGCACTCGCCGTGGCGGAAAGCACAGGGGCCTCCGGAAAGGATCTAATTCTGGCGACCACGCTCGCCCAGGAAGTCTGCAGGCGGTTTACCCTGGCTTTGAGCGTCATGACCAAGAAGTTGATGGAAGAAGCGAAGAACCCGGAGGTTTTTGGAAACGCGAACGAGTGCATAGTAGGGGCTACGGCAGGGGCAGCCAAGATACTTGGCCTCGAGACAGAGCGTATGGCCCAGGCACTCGGCATTTCTGCCTACCTTTGTCCGCTGCCCGTGTGCAGAAACTGGGAGGAAGCGGTGCCAAAATCCATGATCAAGTATGTACCTATAGGTTGGATCTGCAACGGAGCGGTCACAGCGGCTCATTTTGCCTGGGAAGGCTACACGGCTAACCCGAGGGTCTTCGACGGCGACCGCGGATTCTGGAGATTCTATGGCGCCGAGCGATGGGAGCCGGAGATGATCATGGATGAGCTCGGAAAGAAGTGGCGTTTTATGGAGAAGTCCTTCAAGCCTTACCCGTGCTGCACGTTTTTTCACGCCCAGTTGGACGCTTTCATCAGCATTATCGAGAAGAACCGGCTGCAGCCGGACGACATCGACAGCGTCGATTCCTACTCGATCCCCTTTGTCGCCAGTCCGGTTCCCTACGACGTTGAGACCCAGGTGGACGTTCAGTTCAGTCTGCCTTTCGTCTTAGCCGTGGCGGCCCACAGGATACGGGAAGGCGCAAAGTGGCAGGAGCATGAAACCATCAATGACCCCAGGATACGCGCCTTCATGAAGAAGGTTACCATGCATGTTGACCCTCAAATCATTGAAAAAAAGAAGAAAGACCCCAAGGCCTGGCCGGCCCGAGTGGAAGTAAAGGCTCTGGGGAAGACCTATGTGGGAGAGACGCTCTACGCAAGAGGCACGAACTTCACCGAGTTCAGGGCTACCGATGAAGCGCTGATGGAGAAATTCAGGCGTAACGCCTCAAGACTTCTTACACCGAATCGCATCGATCAGGCTATCGACCGCATCTTCAGCCTCGATAAAGCAGAAAATCTGTCACAGTTGACCGATACCGTGGGCCTGTGA
- a CDS encoding FAD-dependent oxidoreductase, translating into MAKVMKTIPEPNKTINVVRECDVVVVGGGPGGIGAAVSAARNGADTVLVERYGHLGGMGTGGLVTIIPCLSDFGGTMQIGGINQEWIERLTAREAETHPPAEIWGATDQRLTSYWNERSFFTVREGHIVYASLIDAEISKCVLNDMVKEAGVKTYLHSWGTMPVMEGNKTVGVVFESKSGRQAIMAKVVIDSTGDGDLLPFTGAGFDTDIDPSIRIANLSLCYWIDNVNLMKVDDFRKAHADRWGALMADLTEKGGHRSFMRSNLKHQERIVWIHPRYATSSQIDVEELTRVEFLGREKMLLTHDFLKKRVPGFEDSFIVLSCPQLGTRGARRVHGDYVVTSKDLQSNEPFEDTIAIFPDLDRGDASLNHPLTYIPYRAILPRGVENMLVACRAFSSDQEANNFFNLIPHCVAIGEAAGTAAAVSLTQGVSVRHVNFASLKKRLIAQNVPLPDAYPGKYKRGKVGDITVYEAPAFPRQGKVSTATH; encoded by the coding sequence ATGGCGAAGGTGATGAAGACTATCCCGGAACCCAACAAGACGATAAACGTGGTCCGTGAGTGCGACGTGGTGGTTGTGGGCGGCGGCCCAGGCGGTATCGGAGCGGCCGTCTCCGCTGCAAGGAACGGGGCAGATACGGTTCTTGTGGAACGATACGGCCACCTGGGTGGCATGGGCACGGGCGGCCTGGTTACGATCATCCCCTGTCTGTCCGATTTTGGCGGCACTATGCAGATCGGAGGTATAAACCAGGAGTGGATAGAACGCCTGACGGCGAGAGAAGCCGAAACCCATCCGCCGGCCGAAATCTGGGGCGCTACGGATCAGAGATTGACGTCGTACTGGAATGAACGGTCTTTCTTCACCGTACGGGAAGGCCACATAGTCTACGCGTCCCTCATTGACGCCGAGATTTCCAAGTGCGTGCTGAACGATATGGTCAAGGAGGCCGGCGTCAAAACGTATCTCCATTCGTGGGGCACCATGCCCGTCATGGAGGGTAATAAGACTGTGGGGGTCGTCTTCGAGAGCAAATCGGGCCGCCAGGCCATTATGGCAAAGGTCGTGATCGATTCCACGGGTGATGGCGATCTTCTCCCGTTCACAGGGGCGGGTTTTGACACGGATATCGACCCTTCGATCCGTATCGCCAATCTCTCGCTCTGCTACTGGATCGACAACGTCAACCTCATGAAGGTAGACGATTTCCGTAAAGCGCACGCTGACAGATGGGGTGCACTCATGGCTGACCTGACGGAAAAGGGCGGCCACCGGAGTTTCATGAGGAGTAACCTGAAACATCAGGAGCGCATCGTCTGGATCCACCCGCGATACGCCACGTCGAGCCAGATAGACGTGGAAGAATTGACAAGAGTGGAGTTTTTGGGACGGGAGAAGATGCTGCTCACCCACGATTTCTTGAAGAAGCGTGTGCCCGGTTTCGAGGACAGCTTCATCGTGCTCTCATGCCCTCAGCTCGGCACAAGAGGCGCGAGAAGGGTCCACGGAGACTACGTGGTAACGTCAAAGGACCTTCAGTCGAACGAGCCCTTCGAAGACACGATCGCCATATTCCCCGACCTTGACAGAGGCGACGCCTCGCTCAACCACCCGCTCACATATATCCCCTATCGGGCGATACTGCCGCGCGGTGTGGAGAACATGCTCGTGGCCTGTCGTGCCTTTTCATCCGATCAGGAGGCAAATAACTTTTTCAACCTTATCCCGCATTGTGTGGCCATCGGTGAGGCCGCAGGGACCGCCGCCGCCGTTTCCCTGACTCAGGGGGTGAGCGTGAGACACGTTAACTTTGCGTCGCTTAAGAAGCGGCTCATCGCCCAAAACGTACCGCTGCCCGATGCTTATCCGGGTAAGTACAAACGAGGGAAAGTTGGAGATATAACGGTATACGAGGCGCCTGCTTTTCCGAGACAGGGAAAGGTTTCGACTGCAACACACTGA
- a CDS encoding MFS transporter: MASKEIAVGKVFDSISKTSSYQIWVCFLCFLVTTLDGFDLIMIGVATPKIVEFLHITMQAFGLAMGLVIFGPLLGALVFGMPADRIGRKWMLIASALVFGAATLLTAFITNVGQLAVLRFFTGLGAGGAIPTALAFGSEYAPTRLRKTFVAAMYAGMPVGGTLGGLVAAYCIPHYGWQSLFIFGGAVPVVVAVMAMVFLPESLEFLAIKGTNDERIRKTFAKVAPAIAADKEYHFLPSEKKLPGVPIKHLFMEGRASVTILFWLILLGSLYILSLVVAWAPSLLHKSGASVVQYSIAFACFNFGSVVATFIIGRMMDKSNPFRLLEVLFVCSFFSLVIFGIFSRSSFATVTATSILCGLFVAGAFSGLLALVTVSYPPYMRGTAVSWAYALARIGSVLANVIGGYLITVGWSVTRICSTNAVVGLIVALLIIFLQKRLAAQAAWSSGKGA; the protein is encoded by the coding sequence ATGGCGAGTAAAGAAATAGCGGTAGGCAAGGTTTTTGACTCGATTTCGAAGACATCTTCATACCAGATTTGGGTCTGTTTTCTCTGTTTCCTGGTGACGACCCTGGATGGCTTTGATTTGATAATGATCGGAGTGGCTACACCCAAGATCGTCGAGTTTCTCCATATCACTATGCAGGCCTTTGGTCTTGCCATGGGCTTAGTCATCTTCGGGCCGCTACTCGGCGCCCTGGTCTTCGGTATGCCGGCCGACCGTATCGGCCGCAAATGGATGCTCATAGCGAGCGCACTTGTTTTCGGCGCAGCTACCCTGCTCACAGCGTTCATCACGAATGTGGGACAGCTGGCAGTGCTGCGCTTCTTTACGGGCCTCGGCGCAGGCGGGGCCATCCCCACCGCGTTGGCCTTCGGCTCTGAATACGCGCCAACCCGTTTGCGGAAGACCTTCGTGGCCGCCATGTACGCGGGTATGCCTGTCGGGGGCACCCTGGGCGGGCTCGTGGCCGCCTATTGTATTCCTCATTACGGGTGGCAGTCGCTTTTTATTTTCGGGGGCGCCGTACCCGTGGTCGTCGCTGTGATGGCAATGGTATTTCTCCCTGAATCGCTCGAATTCCTCGCCATAAAGGGCACCAATGACGAACGCATCCGTAAAACCTTTGCGAAAGTGGCGCCGGCAATCGCCGCGGATAAAGAGTATCACTTCCTGCCCTCCGAGAAGAAGCTTCCGGGCGTACCCATCAAACATCTCTTCATGGAGGGACGTGCATCGGTCACCATACTTTTCTGGCTTATCCTGCTGGGATCCCTCTATATTCTATCCCTCGTGGTTGCGTGGGCTCCTTCGCTACTGCATAAAAGCGGCGCGTCGGTCGTACAGTACAGTATAGCCTTTGCGTGCTTTAATTTTGGATCCGTGGTTGCTACCTTCATCATCGGCCGTATGATGGACAAAAGCAACCCATTTCGCTTGCTCGAAGTGCTCTTCGTTTGCTCGTTTTTCAGTCTCGTGATATTCGGAATCTTCTCTCGTAGCTCATTCGCCACAGTTACCGCCACTTCGATCCTGTGCGGACTCTTCGTGGCTGGCGCATTTTCAGGCCTTTTGGCACTCGTCACCGTGTCCTATCCTCCATATATGAGAGGTACGGCGGTGAGCTGGGCATATGCCCTGGCAAGAATTGGCAGCGTGCTCGCGAACGTCATAGGCGGCTACCTCATAACCGTAGGATGGAGCGTCACCCGTATCTGCAGTACGAACGCTGTGGTTGGTCTGATCGTTGCGCTGTTGATCATTTTCCTGCAAAAGCGCCTGGCTGCTCAGGCCGCCTGGTCGAGCGGCAAAGGGGCATAG
- a CDS encoding metallophosphoesterase, with translation MKKRRLLIPGFVVMILMWALSPALSAPLSLDENIKAIVAARANLQEGFDFVVTGDNRDGREVYNRILNRVRNLHPLFILHTGDLVATGRPVEYEEYAQQIASCDVPIVYVPGNHDVRSGANAYRKYVGEPNWYFDLNGIRIIGLDNATGVFSADTVAFARKTLTSEKICVVAFHMPPPVRRWSVHAMVGDRNKAHWGEVMDLIKGAKAPVVFLGHIHLFDEMDIDGTAYIISGGGGAPLYGQYHFGKPEYGFVVVRVRPGGITHEWIPLN, from the coding sequence ATGAAGAAGCGACGTCTACTCATTCCTGGCTTCGTAGTGATGATTCTTATGTGGGCCTTGTCGCCGGCCCTTTCAGCGCCCTTGTCTCTTGATGAAAATATCAAGGCAATCGTTGCCGCCCGGGCGAACCTTCAAGAAGGGTTTGATTTCGTTGTGACAGGGGACAACCGGGATGGGAGAGAGGTGTACAATCGGATCCTCAATCGGGTGAGAAATCTGCATCCGCTCTTTATTCTTCACACCGGAGACCTGGTAGCAACAGGACGGCCAGTTGAATATGAAGAGTATGCACAGCAAATCGCCTCGTGCGATGTCCCCATCGTTTACGTCCCTGGAAATCACGATGTTCGCTCAGGCGCGAATGCGTATCGGAAATACGTGGGGGAGCCCAACTGGTACTTTGATCTCAACGGCATCCGTATTATCGGCCTTGATAACGCAACGGGGGTGTTCAGCGCAGATACCGTGGCATTCGCGCGGAAAACGCTTACCAGTGAAAAAATATGCGTTGTTGCCTTCCACATGCCCCCGCCCGTGCGACGGTGGTCAGTGCACGCCATGGTGGGCGACCGGAATAAGGCGCACTGGGGCGAGGTAATGGACCTCATCAAGGGCGCCAAGGCTCCTGTCGTCTTTCTCGGGCACATCCATCTCTTTGATGAAATGGATATTGACGGCACCGCATACATCATTAGCGGCGGGGGAGGGGCGCCACTCTACGGTCAATATCACTTTGGTAAGCCCGAATACGGTTTTGTCGTGGTCCGGGTAAGGCCAGGAGGAATTACCCATGAGTGGATTCCCCTCAATTGA